From Aedes albopictus strain Foshan chromosome 1, AalbF5, whole genome shotgun sequence, one genomic window encodes:
- the LOC109397735 gene encoding uncharacterized protein LOC109397735 has protein sequence MKILVVLACVAMAAARPEAPLHGYNYPAPRPVVHQAVASSAAHATAHGHGGGYFQAQAPVQVHAPVHAPVFPSSGFGSAISGGAFGSGHATGLGGGFTGGFSSGASQVQGFAPQQTVVQKHIYVHVPPQEPEETRAQQIVSQGVPRKHYKIIFIKTPNVQPSAAQIALQQAQQEEKTIVYVLVKKPDEQADINIPQLPALPPSKPEVYFIKYKANKAFDGGVAQSGLSGAVGSASAGLATGLGSSGHGSGHGFDATLGSLGASASSSASSVGGSLPHTEYGAPTGHQGYP, from the exons ATGAAGATCTTAGTG GTTTTGGCTTGCGTGGCCATGGCTGCGGCCCGACCAGAGGCTCCTCTGCATGGTTATAACTATCCAGCTCCACGACCTGTGGTGCACCAGGCTGTGGCATCGTCCGCTGCGCATGCCACTGCCCACGGTCACGGAGGAGGTTACTTCCAGGCACAGGCTCCAGTCCAAGTTCACGCTCCAGTCCACGCTCCAGTGTTCCCATCGTCCGGATTCGGATCCGCTATCTCCGGTGGAGCGTTCGGCAGCGGTCATGCTACCGGTCTCGGAGGCGGTTTCACTGGTGGCTTCTCCAGCGGTGCCAGTCAGGTGCAAGGCTTCG CCCCTCAGCAAACCGTGGTCCAGAAGCACATCTACGTGCACGTGCCACCCCAGGAGCCCGAGGAAACCCGTGCCCAGCAGATCGTGAGCCAGGGTGTGCCTCGCAAGCACTACAAGATCATCTTCATCAAGACACCGAACGTGCAGCCATCGGCCGCCCAGATCGCCCTGCAGCAGGCCCAACAGGAGGAGAAGACCATCGTGTACGTCCTGGTCAAGAAGCCCGACGAACAGGCCGATATCAACATCCCACAGCTGCCGGCTCTGCCACCAAGCAAACCCGAGGTCTACTTCATCAAGTACAAGGCCAACAAGGCTTTCGATGGTGGTGTTGCGCAGAGTGGACTGAGCGGTGCTGTGGGTAGTGCTAGCGCCGGACTTGCCACCGGACTCGGTAGCTCGGGACACGGATCCGGACATGGATTTGACGCCACTTTGGGATCGTTGGGTGCCAGTGCCAGCAGCAGTGCTTCGTCGGTCGGAGGCA